In the genome of Pontibacter actiniarum, the window CTCAACAGCAGGCTGCCGCACACGGTGAGCAGTGCAAAGCCGCGCACCAGGCGAAAGGCGCTGTCAATGTTTTTCATTTGTGTGAACATAGCATAAAGAGGTTTATGGGTTCTTCACTACTTCTCACCGGAGATGCGATCGTGTTGGAAGGCCGAAGGCGCGTCCGGGCTTTGTCCCGATCCGGGGGAGGAGACTGCCCCACCTGCCCAGCTGCCCAAATGGCTGATGGCCACAGCGGTGCTGCCGACCCCACCGGCCGCCGTAGCGGCTCCGGCATACACCGCCTGCGCCGTGCCCTGGGACGTGGCGCTGAAGAGGTTGCTGATCTTGTAGAGCAGCGTGTTGCCGCCGCTGGCGTGCACGATGTAGTTGGCAACCGAGGGCACCGTCAGGTAACCAACAATCCCCATGACCAGGAAGAGCAGGTAGGCCGTGTCCGTGGGGCTAAAGAATGTCTCCCCGGCCTCCTCCACCTGCGAGAGGTCCAGCGTGAGCATCATCTCCTGCACCTTGCCCAGGATGGCCCCGAAAATGTTGGCTACCGGCAGCCAGAGGTACACGTTGATGTAGCGGGCAGACCAGACAGTGAGCGTATGTCGGAAGCCGTCGAAGACCGCCAGACCGAACACCAGGGGCCCCAGGATCGCCAGCACCACCAGTTGGAAGGTCCGGACAGTGTTGATGCACAGGGCCGCCGCCTCATAGAGCAGACGCAGCACTTCGCTTAGCCACTCCTTCACCGAGTTGCGAAAACTGTAGGAGGCCTTCTCCATGGCAAAGCGGATATCGTTGCCGATGCCTTCCACCAGGCCCTCCCCCGCGGGCGCCTCTTCATGGGTGTAGGCATACCAGCGATCCCGGTCGCCGGCACCCGCCTCGCCCACATACATCTGCCAGGCAGCCGTCCCCCGCAGCGCCTCCTCCCGCTTCTGTAGCAGCACGGCGATGGCCTTGTCCGAGTCGCCGACCATGGCCGAGGTGGCCGCTACCGTAGGAGACAGCACCCCGTTCAA includes:
- the traJ gene encoding conjugative transposon protein TraJ codes for the protein MKYWKHSLILLACALLLPGLLQAQGLSGETGSLHQVLEQLYGEMLPLCSGLMQVAQGIAGLGALWYIGSRVWRHIAQAEPIDFYPLLRPFALGLAIVLFPAVLDLLNGVLSPTVAATSAMVGDSDKAIAVLLQKREEALRGTAAWQMYVGEAGAGDRDRWYAYTHEEAPAGEGLVEGIGNDIRFAMEKASYSFRNSVKEWLSEVLRLLYEAAALCINTVRTFQLVVLAILGPLVFGLAVFDGFRHTLTVWSARYINVYLWLPVANIFGAILGKVQEMMLTLDLSQVEEAGETFFSPTDTAYLLFLVMGIVGYLTVPSVANYIVHASGGNTLLYKISNLFSATSQGTAQAVYAGAATAAGGVGSTAVAISHLGSWAGGAVSSPGSGQSPDAPSAFQHDRISGEK